The following are encoded together in the Pleurocapsa sp. FMAR1 genome:
- a CDS encoding glycosyltransferase family 4 protein, which translates to MNILILCSTFPYPPAKGRKQLRTFHLLQYLYSRHQVTLVTRRSAEVTDHEVESIQKQVKELVTFPVTKNVEPLKLLDKAKRLGVFIQQRTPPEVLDNYSPEMAEWINQAVAQNQFEAIACEDNSDEIYVDPKWHKQLGVVLNLHFSEYGKYKQQLATGDSNNEIKDQINLGLQKRYEQSYLEKFSQIVTVTSKDKRIVRQLESECSVTMIPNGVDLDKFPYRITNQGGQKIVFVGMMDSPVNIDAARFLALEVFPAIRQRYPEAVLELVGANPVAEILELKNLPAILVTGEVSSVVEYLHWATVCVIPIRQGYGLRNRTLEAMAAGVPVVGSDRALAEFKVDGATVPLRAMRANTLEEYIYAIGRLFSEPKLREKLSVNARSLVKQEYTWDKIGQKYEQVLINASNQ; encoded by the coding sequence ATGAATATTCTCATTCTCTGCTCTACTTTTCCTTATCCACCAGCTAAAGGCAGAAAACAGCTAAGAACATTTCATTTGTTGCAATATCTTTATAGTCGCCATCAAGTTACCTTAGTGACTCGTCGCAGTGCAGAAGTTACCGATCATGAGGTAGAAAGTATACAAAAACAGGTAAAAGAGCTAGTTACTTTTCCTGTAACCAAAAATGTTGAACCTTTAAAACTGCTCGATAAAGCCAAACGTTTGGGAGTATTTATCCAGCAGCGAACACCACCTGAAGTTTTAGACAATTATTCTCCTGAGATGGCAGAGTGGATCAATCAAGCTGTTGCTCAAAATCAGTTTGAAGCGATCGCCTGCGAAGACAACAGCGATGAGATTTATGTTGACCCAAAGTGGCACAAACAGCTAGGAGTAGTCTTAAATCTGCACTTTTCAGAATACGGTAAATACAAACAGCAACTAGCAACAGGAGACTCTAATAACGAAATTAAAGATCAAATTAATTTAGGATTGCAAAAACGCTATGAACAAAGCTATTTAGAAAAATTTAGCCAGATTGTGACAGTAACAAGCAAAGATAAACGTATTGTGCGTCAGTTAGAGTCAGAATGTTCAGTAACCATGATTCCTAACGGCGTTGATTTAGACAAGTTTCCCTATCGAATTACCAACCAAGGAGGACAAAAAATTGTCTTTGTGGGTATGATGGATAGCCCTGTAAATATCGATGCAGCCCGTTTTTTGGCACTAGAAGTATTTCCCGCCATTCGCCAACGCTATCCTGAAGCTGTCTTAGAATTGGTGGGGGCAAATCCCGTAGCAGAGATTCTAGAATTGAAAAACTTACCAGCAATACTTGTAACGGGTGAAGTTAGCTCTGTTGTAGAATATCTGCATTGGGCAACTGTCTGCGTAATTCCCATTCGTCAGGGATATGGCTTGAGAAACCGTACTTTAGAAGCAATGGCAGCGGGAGTTCCCGTGGTGGGGAGCGATCGCGCTTTGGCAGAGTTTAAGGTTGATGGGGCAACTGTTCCCCTAAGAGCTATGCGGGCTAATACTTTAGAAGAATATATTTATGCTATTGGTCGTTTGTTTTCTGAACCTAAGCTACGAGAAAAGCTATCGGTAAATGCGCGATCGCTAGTTAAACAGGAATACACTTGGGATAAGATAGGACAAAAATACGAACAGGTTTTAATTAATGCTAGTAATCAGTAA
- a CDS encoding photosystem I reaction center subunit VIII, producing MIGDYAASWLPVAMVPLVGIVSAAVSMALLFIYIEGETQTK from the coding sequence ATGATTGGCGATTATGCAGCTTCCTGGTTACCTGTGGCTATGGTACCCCTCGTGGGCATTGTAAGTGCAGCAGTTTCTATGGCTCTTCTCTTCATTTATATTGAAGGCGAAACCCAAACAAAATAA
- a CDS encoding ammonium transporter — MAIKSKNRVWQRLLALAIGSMFLSAIAPTIVQAQAPPTLESLANTTSGLQVSIDTVWVLLAGFLVFFMQTGFAMLEAGFIRQRGVVNALTENFIDAGLTALVFWAVGFGIAFGSSAGGIIGTSHFFLSDALTLSGTGVSYATGADGSDTSLNTYTLFFFQFAFAATASTITTGALAERTDFVGDLIYSVVIGAIGYPIIAHWVWNSGGWLSSLGYHDFAGSSVVHLVGGTYALIGAYLLGPRPNRSAWGQTPPPHNLGLATLGTLILWFGWYGFNPGSSLGMDTPGLVALITVNTTLASAAGAVAALFFQYFRSHKWELSYCLNGALGGLVGITAGCAYVLPWASVLIGLTAGVLVIISMNIIEAARIDDAVGAFSVHGVCGMMGTLAVGFLAQRQLTSNQTAGLLLGGGFKLLWVQFLGVVSIAVFTVAFAFLMFGALKAVGRLRVHPDADEIGIDAYEHGASIWPDVHSIEEQLSDKQEDRDRTAKIANK, encoded by the coding sequence ATGGCAATAAAAAGCAAAAATAGAGTGTGGCAACGCTTGCTGGCACTGGCAATCGGCTCAATGTTCCTTAGTGCGATCGCCCCAACAATTGTCCAGGCGCAGGCACCACCCACCCTTGAATCATTAGCGAATACTACCTCTGGGCTTCAGGTTTCCATCGATACTGTTTGGGTTTTACTAGCAGGCTTTTTGGTCTTCTTCATGCAGACTGGCTTTGCCATGTTAGAGGCAGGCTTTATCCGCCAGCGAGGCGTAGTTAACGCCTTGACGGAGAACTTTATAGACGCTGGACTCACCGCTTTAGTGTTTTGGGCAGTCGGCTTTGGTATTGCTTTTGGCAGCAGTGCTGGTGGAATCATTGGCACAAGCCACTTCTTCCTGAGCGACGCACTTACTTTGAGCGGAACTGGTGTCAGCTACGCTACTGGAGCTGATGGCTCTGACACAAGCCTCAATACCTATACCCTGTTCTTTTTTCAGTTTGCCTTCGCTGCCACTGCCAGCACCATTACCACAGGCGCACTAGCTGAACGGACAGACTTTGTTGGCGACCTGATTTACAGCGTCGTTATTGGGGCGATCGGCTATCCAATTATCGCCCACTGGGTATGGAACAGCGGCGGCTGGCTATCTAGTCTCGGCTACCACGACTTCGCTGGCAGTTCTGTTGTTCACCTTGTTGGCGGTACATATGCCTTAATCGGTGCTTATTTGCTTGGACCGCGTCCCAATCGTTCTGCCTGGGGTCAGACTCCGCCACCACATAATCTAGGCTTGGCAACCTTGGGTACGTTAATTTTGTGGTTCGGCTGGTACGGCTTTAACCCTGGCTCGTCTCTAGGTATGGACACTCCTGGACTAGTTGCCTTGATAACAGTTAACACAACTCTGGCATCGGCAGCTGGGGCAGTGGCGGCGCTATTCTTCCAGTATTTTCGCTCGCATAAATGGGAACTGTCTTACTGTCTCAACGGTGCGCTAGGAGGACTGGTTGGGATTACGGCTGGCTGTGCATACGTTTTGCCCTGGGCTTCAGTCTTGATTGGCTTAACGGCAGGAGTGCTAGTCATCATCTCGATGAACATTATAGAGGCAGCTAGAATTGACGACGCAGTGGGGGCATTCTCTGTCCACGGTGTCTGCGGCATGATGGGGACTTTAGCAGTCGGCTTTCTAGCTCAGCGACAATTAACCTCAAATCAAACGGCGGGGCTGTTGCTAGGTGGCGGCTTTAAGCTACTTTGGGTACAGTTTCTCGGTGTTGTTTCAATTGCAGTTTTTACTGTCGCCTTTGCCTTTCTCATGTTCGGTGCGCTTAAGGCGGTGGGTCGCTTGCGCGTCCATCCCGATGCTGATGAAATTGGCATCGATGCCTACGAACACGGTGCCTCTATTTGGCCCGATGTCCACTCGATTGAAGAGCAGCTTAGCGACAAACAAGAGGATCGCGATCGCACTGCAAAAATTGCGAACAAATGA
- a CDS encoding photosystem I reaction center subunit XI: MNEYNAIQPAGSPENGNLATPLNSSDFSKTLIRNLPAYRDGLAPFRRGLEVGMAHGYFLYGPFLVLGPLRNTQSADIGALLSSIGLVAILTLCLSLYASTMGGKPTETITTGNVPAAFASKEGWSEFGSGFFIGGAGGAFFAYFLLSTAYIGDFRNLIPGL; this comes from the coding sequence ATGAACGAATATAATGCAATTCAGCCCGCTGGAAGTCCAGAAAACGGCAATTTAGCTACTCCTCTTAATTCTTCCGACTTTAGTAAAACCTTAATCCGCAATTTACCTGCCTACCGCGATGGGCTAGCACCATTCCGCCGTGGTTTGGAAGTAGGTATGGCGCATGGATATTTTCTATATGGTCCATTTCTAGTTTTAGGGCCATTAAGAAACACTCAGAGTGCCGATATCGGAGCTTTATTATCATCTATTGGTTTAGTAGCAATCTTGACGCTTTGTTTGTCTCTATATGCTAGTACTATGGGTGGCAAACCAACCGAAACAATTACTACAGGTAATGTTCCTGCTGCTTTCGCTAGCAAAGAAGGCTGGAGTGAGTTTGGTAGTGGCTTCTTTATTGGTGGTGCTGGCGGAGCATTCTTTGCTTATTTCTTGCTTTCTACAGCCTATATCGGTGACTTTAGAAATCTGATCCCTGGTCTTTAA
- a CDS encoding glycosyltransferase family 4 protein: MKIAVLGHRRFPIKEPFAGGIERFTHTIVTELAKKGCQVTLFAHPESDRRLNLSLEPILDTSFCLNHEEESHEAYLNIMDYLSTEDFDLVHDNSLNYFPIILEDRLSAPLVTTLHTPPFSRLLSAIRYRERKKRGHYISISEFNTKLWGLDSDRLETIHNGVDTKVFGYLPFYHQNCAVWTGRIIPDKGTHLAIEAAQKAKIQLIIAGKIGDREYFATKIAPHLGKGIEYVGHLKEEELVPLLQSAAMTLCTPVWSEPFGLVVIESLACGTPVVAFDRGAMSEILDCQTGILVPPNDTDAMAEAMKQVKRLSRYSCRKLALERFSLETMIDKYIQAFERIINRHKEKSCTLGITYTSTAEDTLNEPKRSLKTSISPLPSSALELVNKTGRE, encoded by the coding sequence ATGAAAATAGCAGTTTTAGGGCATCGTCGATTTCCAATCAAAGAGCCGTTTGCTGGCGGTATTGAACGTTTCACCCATACCATCGTCACAGAATTAGCCAAAAAAGGCTGTCAAGTCACTTTGTTTGCTCATCCAGAAAGCGATCGCCGTCTTAATCTATCCCTGGAGCCAATTTTAGATACTTCTTTTTGTTTAAACCATGAAGAGGAATCTCATGAGGCTTATCTGAACATCATGGACTATCTCAGTACTGAAGACTTTGATTTGGTACACGATAATTCTCTAAACTACTTCCCGATAATTCTAGAAGATCGTCTATCTGCGCCTTTAGTAACCACCTTACATACTCCTCCCTTTTCCCGTCTGTTGAGTGCTATTCGTTATCGTGAAAGGAAAAAGCGGGGTCACTATATTTCTATTTCTGAGTTTAACACCAAACTGTGGGGTTTAGATAGCGATCGCCTAGAAACAATTCACAATGGCGTGGACACAAAGGTATTTGGTTATTTACCTTTCTATCATCAAAACTGTGCTGTCTGGACAGGAAGAATAATCCCCGATAAAGGTACTCATCTGGCTATCGAAGCTGCCCAAAAAGCGAAAATCCAGTTAATTATCGCTGGAAAAATTGGCGATCGAGAATATTTTGCTACCAAAATTGCACCTCACCTGGGCAAGGGAATTGAGTATGTAGGACATTTAAAAGAAGAAGAGTTAGTGCCTTTATTGCAGTCAGCAGCAATGACTTTATGTACTCCCGTATGGTCTGAACCTTTTGGCTTGGTAGTTATCGAAAGTCTTGCCTGCGGTACTCCTGTGGTGGCATTCGATCGTGGTGCCATGTCTGAGATTTTAGATTGTCAAACAGGTATTTTAGTTCCTCCTAACGATACCGATGCTATGGCAGAGGCGATGAAGCAGGTAAAACGTTTATCTCGCTACTCTTGCAGAAAGCTAGCTTTAGAACGGTTTAGCCTAGAAACCATGATTGATAAATACATTCAGGCTTTTGAGCGAATTATTAACCGACACAAAGAAAAATCATGCACATTGGGTATTACATACACCTCCACGGCAGAGGACACGCTCAACGAGCCAAAGCGATCGCTCAAAACTTCAATTTCCCCATTACCTTCATCGGCACTGGAGTTAGTCAACAAAACTGGGAGGGAGTAA
- a CDS encoding FAD-dependent monooxygenase, giving the protein MSQVVIVGAGPIGATMALLLSKKGIAVKLVEASRDFKRLFRGEGLMPSGLDALEQMDLLGLLAEVPHRAIDAWEFLLSGRTLFRVDEPIEKNGKHYTTVVSQPHLLAAIIEQAETYPQFEFIQGEPVGDLLFSSDRVSGVKLASGQEITADLVIAGDGRNSVIRKKAGLKLTKLQNNLDILWFKLDSGVFAKSANIFYSILQGREGFGLFRASSGQFHIGWGLHADDNYDWQQVDWGEKLAATSPPWLAEHIVKHRESLTKPMLLSVVVGRCDRWSIPGLLLLGDAVHPMSPIRAQGINMAFRDVIVAVNHLVPLLTQSSADLSKIDAALPQIQLEREPEIIRIQKLQAQEIAQAELLHNYAFLRWGAKTFAPIIRPGIRASWLRRQKQLRQGVTKVCLVV; this is encoded by the coding sequence ATGTCACAGGTTGTAATTGTTGGGGCAGGTCCGATTGGGGCGACGATGGCACTGCTATTGAGCAAAAAGGGAATTGCAGTCAAATTGGTTGAAGCCTCTCGTGATTTTAAGCGGTTGTTTCGCGGAGAAGGCTTAATGCCGAGTGGGTTAGATGCCCTAGAACAAATGGATTTATTAGGGCTTTTAGCAGAAGTTCCCCATCGAGCGATCGATGCCTGGGAATTTTTATTATCTGGTCGAACTTTATTTCGAGTTGATGAACCAATAGAAAAAAATGGTAAACACTACACTACCGTTGTTTCTCAGCCTCATTTACTCGCTGCAATTATTGAGCAAGCAGAAACATATCCTCAGTTTGAATTTATTCAAGGCGAACCTGTTGGGGATCTTTTATTTTCTTCAGACAGGGTTTCTGGAGTTAAACTGGCTTCAGGTCAAGAAATAACCGCTGATTTAGTTATTGCGGGAGATGGGCGTAATTCTGTAATTAGGAAAAAAGCGGGCTTAAAATTAACTAAGCTGCAAAATAATTTAGATATTCTCTGGTTTAAGTTGGATTCTGGTGTTTTCGCAAAATCAGCCAATATTTTTTATTCAATCTTGCAAGGACGTGAGGGGTTTGGTTTGTTTCGGGCTTCATCAGGTCAATTTCATATAGGTTGGGGATTGCACGCTGATGATAATTATGATTGGCAACAGGTAGACTGGGGTGAAAAATTAGCAGCCACTTCACCTCCTTGGTTAGCAGAACATATCGTGAAACACCGAGAGAGTTTGACCAAGCCTATGTTATTGTCTGTTGTTGTCGGACGTTGCGATCGCTGGTCAATACCTGGCTTACTTTTATTAGGAGATGCGGTTCATCCCATGTCCCCCATCCGCGCTCAGGGTATTAATATGGCGTTTCGAGACGTGATTGTCGCTGTTAACCATTTAGTCCCTCTATTGACTCAATCATCAGCCGATTTAAGCAAAATTGATGCAGCACTACCTCAGATTCAGCTAGAAAGAGAACCTGAAATTATACGGATTCAAAAGCTACAGGCGCAAGAAATTGCCCAAGCTGAATTACTCCACAATTATGCCTTTCTGCGTTGGGGTGCGAAAACTTTTGCACCGATCATTCGTCCAGGCATCCGCGCATCTTGGCTAAGAAGACAAAAGCAACTACGTCAGGGTGTAACTAAAGTCTGTTTAGTTGTTTAG
- a CDS encoding EI24 domain-containing protein, producing MLKTIKRILGGFGTLNGATYPFKALITFIKNPRLIKYIVIPIVVNIIVAIALYSGLLFFGLQIVNDVQADLTLWLNQLVTNLPQWLGFLTYLVAGFIIIVRLLIIVVLLIATGFLLTQFGVLLGAPWYGQLSEQLEKTLTGKVELIELNIAGDLARAILYELKKLVLIALVGIPLLLINFFPGVGTVVSSIGSLTLTTTIVCLDFLDSCLERRRLSFRQKLGIVFKSLPASGSFGLVCLGLISIPLLNLITIPLCVASGTLFICDRLKATVR from the coding sequence ATGCTCAAGACAATAAAAAGAATATTAGGCGGATTTGGAACTCTTAATGGTGCTACTTATCCTTTTAAAGCCCTGATAACTTTTATTAAAAATCCCCGCCTGATTAAATATATTGTTATTCCCATCGTCGTCAATATTATAGTTGCGATCGCCTTGTATAGCGGTCTACTTTTTTTTGGACTACAGATTGTCAATGATGTCCAAGCAGATCTTACTCTTTGGCTAAATCAATTAGTTACTAATTTGCCTCAATGGTTAGGGTTTCTGACTTATCTGGTGGCTGGTTTTATTATAATTGTCCGTTTACTAATAATTGTTGTTTTATTAATTGCTACAGGCTTCTTATTGACGCAATTTGGCGTATTGTTGGGCGCACCTTGGTATGGTCAACTATCAGAACAGTTGGAAAAAACACTCACGGGCAAGGTTGAACTGATTGAATTAAATATAGCAGGTGATTTAGCTAGAGCAATTTTATATGAATTAAAAAAGCTAGTTTTAATTGCTTTAGTGGGTATTCCTTTATTATTAATCAACTTTTTTCCTGGAGTAGGTACTGTCGTTTCTAGTATTGGTTCACTTACCTTAACTACTACTATTGTTTGTCTAGATTTTTTGGATTCCTGTTTAGAAAGAAGAAGACTGAGTTTTCGCCAAAAGCTAGGTATTGTCTTCAAAAGTTTACCTGCTAGCGGTAGCTTTGGCTTAGTCTGTTTGGGCTTAATTAGTATTCCTTTACTGAACTTAATTACTATTCCTTTGTGTGTTGCTTCAGGAACATTATTTATTTGCGATCGCCTTAAAGCAACCGTAAGGTAA